The Saprospiraceae bacterium genome contains the following window.
ACAGCACTGGTACACCGATCCAAAGCAGAATCAGTAGGCCGAAGAATGTGTTCGAAATTAAAAGAAATTTTACCTAAACACCAATTCGTAATTGCAATACAAGCTGCTATTGGTGGAAAAATTATTGCTCGTGAAACAATTTCAGCCATGCGAAAAGATGTAACCGCCAAGTGTTATGGTGGGGACATCAGCCGTAAACGAAAATTGCTTGAAAAACAAAAGGAAGGCAAGAAAAAGATGCGACAAATCGGAAGCATTGATGTGCCTCAAAAAGCATTTTTAGATGTACTAAAGCTTGATGAATAAATTCAAGATCCTTCAAAGATCCTTTATAATCTGTTTTTATACCTATTTAATAGGCCTCTCGCGGGGTATTAAACATGGATTATAAAAATTGAGGTTTTACCTTAATAGTATTTAAATCTCTTAATGTTTAATAATTTTAATTACTTTTTGATCGTATGCATTTCCAATCTTCAATAGATAAATTCCAGATTGTAATTCGCTGGTTTCTATTGAAAGTTCTTGATCAAGCAGTCCTTGAGCGATAATCCTTCCACTTAAGTTTAATATTTGATAATTTGATTGCTCGTTTACATTGCATGAAATATGCAATAAGTTTGAAAATGGAATAGGGTAGACTGCTACATTTAATGGAGTAGCATGGTTTGTTTTTGTAATTAATTTAATGGAATAAGGCCCATATTCAAAGACGCAATTATTTCGGAATGCTTTAATTAAATAGAATCCCGCCGCTAAGTCTGTACCTGTATTATTAATTCGCTCAAGTGTATTTGCGTCATAAACAATAAATGAATCGATTGCATTAAAAAATGGTTTCAATTTTCCATCGCGGGCGTTTAATGCTGATTCATCAAAAATTTGAATTGAATCCAACTGAACGAGCCGTCCCGGATAAATTATAGTGTCTTTATAAGTTTGAGTACAGGAGCTGATTTCAAAAGCATTGATTCTGAATTCAGGGTCATTTGTTATGGTATATATTAAACTGGTATCTCGAAATAAGTTTAAGGTATCCGACTTGTAAATTAATGAATAAGGACCTCCGTTTTTATTGCTGATATGAATGTATTGATACAGGGTATCTCCACTGCATAGACTAAAGTAACTGGTGTCTAAACGGATTTCAATTGGATTTTGTACGCGAACTATAAAGCTGTCAATTGTTTTATTGCCTGAATTGTCAATAGCCTGATATTTCAAAATGGTTTCTCCAATTGGAAATAAAGTACCTGGTTCGGGGCCACTCAGTTTTTTAAATTCAAGTATCGAACAATTATCTGATGCACTAATTGTTGGCACGGTTATATTGCAACTGTAAAATAAAGTATCAGGCCATTTATTGATGATCGGTTTAAAGGTATCTGATACTGTGATAAAAAAAGTGTCTTTTATTATATTGCCACTTTGATCCATGGCCTGCATAATGTATGCGCTTTTACCTAACTGATTGCAACGCAATGTGTCAATAAAAAGAATGGCAATTGGATTGGCATCACAGTTATCTGTAAGGGTTTCAATAAAATTGCTGCTATTTGGGATTGCAATGCCTTGCTCTTGGTTAAGATAGATCGTCCCATCTTTAGTTATTAGTTGAGGTGCGATGCTATCAATTGATTTTAATTCATAACTTTTTAAAGTATTGCAATTTTTAGTATCCGTAATGGTAAGTTTATAAATGCCCGTTTTTAATTTGGTTAAATTGGTTCCGGTATCATTTGTATTCCATTTATATTTATAGGGAGGATTTCCTCCGCTTACTAGTATTTTAATTGCCCCATTGGAATCTAATGGGCACGTTGGATTTATGAATACAGGTGTGGCTACCGTAAATGTATCTGGTTCAGTAATGGTAAACGTACTGCTGGAGCTGCATGTGTTATTGTCCATTACAGTAACCGTATATTGACCGGCTCTTAATCCATTCGGACTGCCAGAGGAATAAACAATGGTATAAGGTTGCACGCCACCACTTACACTGGTTGTTACCGCACCGTCGCGGCCACCAGGACAACTTACGTTTCGGGTTATTTGCACGACGTGATTGAGTTGACTTGGTTGTGTTAATGCTACTGAAGTAGATGCCGTTGCCCCAACATTGTCCGTCACAGTGATTCTATAGCTCCCAAAACCAACATTTGATAATTGGTTTGTGGTTTCGCCATTTGACCATGCATAACTATATGGAGTTGAATCACCGGCTGCAGTTGCAGTTGCTTAACCATCCATGCCACCAAAGCAGGATATATTTTTCTTACCGGTAATACTAACCGAAAGTGGATTTCCACCACCCATCATGGTACCGGATTTTGAAGCAAAAATGATATTGTCACCGCCAGTTCCACCTGTTCCGTTTGCTAAATTTGCGGCATAATATAAGGTTATAACCGTTCCATTTGGACCATTTGGGGAGGTCCAATTAAAATTCCACGATACAGAATTTCCAGAAAATGCTTTAGCGCCTCTATGATCAAGATACTCTCTTCCATTTGATGTTGAGGTGCCGGTTTCGGAATTAACCTGTGCAAGATCACCTGAATTAACATTGGATTCATTTACGGCTACAATTTGAAAGCCACCAATTGCAGGGGAGCCCATTGTGGCATTTACTGTATAGGTAATCCCATAGGTAGTATTTGGTAATATAGTACTTGGAAAGCCTGTGATGACAATATCTCCATCAAATGAACCACCACCATGGCAATTGCTGCATAATCCATCAAAAGGAGCTCCTGTATTTCTATCAGGTGGGTTGCTAGAATTAGAAAGAAACAATATCAGGCAGCCAAATATAAATGGGATATAGAATAAGCGATTTCGAAATTTCATAAACGTAATTGTTAAAAAATCAGAACAATAATACAATGCGAAATGCAGTATTTAAAAATTTTAACTAATATCGAATTCAATGTGAAAAGAGAAGATTTACAAAAGCTTTAATATTAAAAACCTGCAATTGATCGATTTGCTCTCCAACGCCAATGTATTTGATAGGAATTTTAAATTGATCTGTAATTCCAAGAGCAACGCCACCCTTAGCCGTACCATCAAGTTTTGTCAAAACCAATCCACTTACCTGGGCAGTATTTGTGAAATGACGACATTGCTCGATTGCATTTTGTCCCGTCGTTGCATCCAAAACCAGGAGCACTTCATGTGGAGCGCCTGGCAATGACTTGCTAATGGATCGGGTTATTTTAGACAGTTCATGCATTAAATTAATTTTTGTATGCAATCGTCCTGCGGTATCAATAATTACTACATCTGTTTTATCAATTAGCGCTTTCTGAGTGGCTTCATATGCAACGGCTGAGGGATCGGCTCCCATGCCTTTTGAAAAGAAAGAACAACCGACCCGGTCAGCCCAAATGTTCAATTGGTTTTCTGCAGCTGCCCGAAAAGTATCTC
Protein-coding sequences here:
- a CDS encoding T9SS type A sorting domain-containing protein → MTDNVGATASTSVALTQPSQLNHVVQITRNVSCPGGRDGAVTTSVSGGVQPYTIVYSSGSPNGLRAGQYTVTVMDNNTCSSSSTFTITEPDTFTVATPVFINPTCPLDSNGAIKILVSGGNPPYKYKWNTNDTGTNLTKLKTGIYKLTITDTKNCNTLKSYELKSIDSIAPQLITKDGTIYLNQEQGIAIPNSSNFIETLTDNCDANPIAILFIDTLRCNQLGKSAYIMQAMDQSGNIIKDTFFITVSDTFKPIINKWPDTLFYSCNITVPTISASDNCSILEFKKLSGPEPGTLFPIGETILKYQAIDNSGNKTIDSFIVRVQNPIEIRLDTSYFSLCSGDTLYQYIHISNKNGGPYSLIYKSDTLNLFRDTSLIYTITNDPEFRINAFEISSCTQTYKDTIIYPGRLVQLDSIQIFDESALNARDGKLKPFFNAIDSFIVYDANTLERINNTGTDLAAGFYLIKAFRNNCVFEYGPYSIKLITKTNHATPLNVAVYPIPFSNLLHISCNVNEQSNYQILNLSGRIIAQGLLDQELSIETSELQSGIYLLKIGNAYDQKVIKIIKH